Proteins encoded together in one Pirellulales bacterium window:
- a CDS encoding aspartate aminotransferase family protein — translation MQGTPEQLELASDQRHLIHALHNPQAQAHAHIWVRGQGALLFDHDGREYLDGLAGLWNVVVGHGRQELADAAARQMETLGYASAYTGSTNRPAIALGERLAELCYPSIQRFFLTCGGGEANESAFKTARYYWKVAGRPEKTKIFSRTWAYHGTTLATMSATGIASYWPMFEPRAPHFLHIASPYPYRFAPAADTASDDSRTPGQRAADLLEEAILREDPETVAAFIGEPVQGAGGVIVPPDDYWPRIREICDRYDVLLIADEIITGFGRTGDWFALSRYGIEPDIVAFAKGITSGYFPLGGIGVNGKIAGAIDHAPDQLRWMHAFTYSGHPVGCAVALANLDIIEREGLVARAGELGRHLNKQLRTLESHPHVGEVRGLGLMAAVELVADKTTKAEFPAGENVGGRVHEATQRRGLFTRLRGDVYNLAPCYVTTEEQIDRMVSILGESIDEILPG, via the coding sequence ATGCAAGGCACACCCGAACAACTCGAGCTGGCGAGCGACCAGCGACATCTGATCCACGCCCTTCACAATCCGCAGGCGCAAGCGCACGCCCATATTTGGGTTCGCGGCCAAGGCGCGTTGCTGTTCGATCACGACGGACGAGAATACCTCGACGGCCTGGCTGGCCTGTGGAACGTCGTCGTCGGCCACGGCCGCCAAGAGCTGGCCGACGCGGCCGCCCGCCAGATGGAAACCTTGGGATACGCCTCGGCGTACACGGGCAGCACCAATCGGCCCGCCATCGCGCTGGGCGAACGTTTAGCGGAGCTTTGCTACCCCTCGATCCAGCGATTCTTTCTCACGTGCGGCGGGGGAGAGGCGAACGAATCTGCCTTCAAGACCGCGCGCTATTACTGGAAAGTCGCGGGGCGTCCCGAGAAGACCAAAATCTTCAGCCGTACCTGGGCCTACCACGGCACCACGCTGGCCACCATGTCGGCCACGGGCATCGCCAGCTATTGGCCGATGTTCGAACCGCGGGCCCCCCATTTTCTGCACATCGCGAGCCCGTATCCTTATCGCTTCGCGCCGGCGGCGGACACCGCGTCCGACGATTCCCGCACGCCGGGACAACGGGCCGCCGATCTGCTCGAAGAGGCGATCTTGCGCGAGGACCCCGAGACCGTGGCGGCCTTTATTGGCGAGCCCGTGCAGGGGGCCGGCGGTGTGATTGTGCCCCCGGACGACTATTGGCCCCGCATTCGCGAGATCTGCGATCGGTACGACGTGCTGCTTATCGCCGACGAGATCATTACCGGCTTTGGGCGCACGGGGGACTGGTTTGCCCTGTCGCGCTACGGCATCGAGCCCGATATCGTGGCCTTTGCGAAGGGCATCACGAGCGGCTATTTCCCGCTCGGCGGCATCGGGGTGAACGGTAAGATCGCCGGCGCCATCGACCACGCTCCCGACCAACTGCGTTGGATGCATGCCTTCACCTACTCGGGGCATCCCGTTGGTTGTGCCGTGGCATTGGCGAATCTCGACATCATCGAACGCGAGGGATTGGTCGCACGCGCCGGCGAATTGGGACGCCATCTGAACAAGCAGTTGCGCACACTCGAATCTCACCCACACGTCGGCGAGGTACGCGGCCTGGGCCTGATGGCAGCGGTGGAATTGGTCGCGGACAAGACCACCAAGGCGGAGTTCCCCGCTGGCGAGAACGTGGGGGGACGGGTCCACGAGGCGACGCAACGTCGGGGGCTCTTTACTCGTCTGCGGGGAGACGTTTACAACCTGGCCCCCTGCTACGTCACGACCGAGGAGCAAATCGATCGCATGGTCTCGATCCTGGGCGAATCGATCGACGAAATCCTGCCAGGCTAA
- a CDS encoding choice-of-anchor D domain-containing protein has protein sequence MSSLRTKFLVASLLSLAMCVATERASAIPLTFIDGGGDDQSFTATITATGGVTVSGQINFTLRTSLGFLGNASAPGNININPQFSAISLTDGINPGPVSINRNPTGSGTLTLASPPQSLQNAVVSNVTANLLGPGGAVPLQSNTISFNGDGNITLIGINFDLSANVQADLTGQIGSLTYQQTGSNMFNAPGTLAATPPNNFSTNYLIDSSGSGGNLGGALTGDISGNANLNIAGLFNTPFNLGTIASINEVLNEAIPTLAGTGSIQDLEPGVFSGPGRDIRTTVNPSVPSFIPLAFNFAATSVENLTQQVTNIDAAGATWTAWISGVITFNMGIDITVSGLDIKLQDTTADALQVPVLTTTPSAGGTLNFGNVLVGTAQNGNLTVQNLGTNGSVISGTFPNGGGEFSPLSFQAFGPIAANTPGETRVYTYTPTGRGADTLNRTITSDSGSAPVQFAGRGVAPVSAATGGDAGYVLVGTSGNAISTVTNNGDGNLSGLGAVSNLNGTASGGGGEFVLSGPAGISLLDHTSTNLNYTYTPTSRGADSQNITHGFSNGNPSGNNTAHNQTVTVTGQGVAPVSAATGAAVNTPGAYTLVGTTGQATATVTNNGDGNLSGLGAVSNLNGTASGGAGEFSLNGSNVISLPDHTSQNLVYDYNPTARGADSENITHVFTNGSPDGTNSAHNLQVTLTGQGVAPLAAAAGGAVSVPGAYTLVGTTGQVITSVTNNGDGNLSGLGAISNLNGTLSGGAGEFSLSSPAVVSVPDHTTINPVYDYNPTARGADSENLVHSFTNGNPDGTNTAVNLQINVTGQGVAPLTTPVDQSANNAGFILVGTSGTASVSMTNNGDGNLSGLGAVSNLNGTLPTTLGEFNLTSSPTPLGTISVPDHTTHTYSYTYTPTGRGADSENGLMSFTNGSPDGTNQATSEAYVVQGQGVAPVQATSSVDAPLTRITYLTPGPGNTNPPSVTVHNNGDGNLSGLGAVSNLNGTIDTGTDARFTGGGAAFSLTDHTNVNYAINYQPTTHTIDSSTFTVSFSNGSADGTNQAQVVPVTVSGQGVGPIFNGLPYDTDNNPAPGNTLDFGSVVIGANGQLQLDISNITTDPNGGDPTLTDMTLISATITGPDAVEFSLPGFVPGTVISAGGLISYFVNFDPLFPPGIKTATLTFLTDEDAVFGMPGNSYSFTLVGLAAPEPASVLGFALCTIGGVVAYRLRRRR, from the coding sequence ATGAGTTCTCTGCGGACCAAGTTTCTTGTAGCGTCGCTACTTTCCCTGGCTATGTGTGTTGCCACGGAACGTGCGTCGGCTATTCCACTGACGTTTATTGACGGTGGTGGTGACGATCAGTCGTTTACGGCTACGATCACCGCCACGGGCGGTGTGACGGTGAGTGGCCAGATCAACTTCACCTTGCGGACCTCGCTCGGTTTCCTGGGTAATGCCTCGGCGCCGGGTAATATTAACATCAACCCGCAGTTCAGCGCGATCTCGCTGACGGATGGTATCAACCCGGGTCCTGTCAGCATTAACCGGAATCCGACCGGTTCGGGTACGTTGACGCTCGCTAGCCCCCCGCAGTCGTTGCAGAACGCGGTGGTCAGCAACGTCACGGCGAACCTGCTCGGGCCTGGCGGTGCGGTTCCGCTTCAGTCGAACACGATCAGTTTCAATGGTGACGGTAATATCACCCTGATTGGCATCAACTTCGACTTGAGTGCCAACGTGCAGGCCGACTTGACCGGCCAGATTGGCTCGCTGACGTATCAGCAGACCGGCAGCAATATGTTCAACGCACCGGGTACCTTGGCTGCCACGCCACCAAATAACTTCTCGACCAACTACCTGATCGATTCGTCAGGGAGCGGTGGTAACCTCGGTGGTGCCTTGACGGGCGATATCAGCGGTAACGCGAATTTGAATATCGCTGGCCTCTTTAATACCCCCTTCAATCTCGGCACGATTGCGTCGATCAACGAAGTATTGAACGAGGCAATTCCGACGTTGGCTGGTACCGGTTCGATTCAAGACTTGGAGCCGGGGGTGTTCAGTGGCCCTGGTCGCGATATCCGCACCACGGTCAACCCTTCGGTGCCGAGCTTCATCCCGCTAGCGTTCAACTTCGCCGCCACTTCGGTGGAAAATTTGACGCAGCAGGTCACGAACATCGATGCCGCTGGTGCCACCTGGACGGCCTGGATCTCTGGTGTCATTACGTTCAACATGGGCATCGACATCACGGTGTCGGGTTTGGACATTAAATTGCAGGATACAACCGCAGATGCCTTGCAGGTGCCGGTGCTGACCACCACGCCCTCGGCCGGTGGTACGCTCAACTTTGGTAACGTGCTCGTTGGCACGGCCCAAAACGGTAATCTCACGGTTCAAAACCTGGGTACGAACGGCAGTGTGATCTCGGGTACCTTCCCGAACGGTGGTGGTGAGTTTAGCCCCCTCTCGTTCCAGGCGTTTGGTCCCATCGCGGCGAACACCCCGGGTGAAACGCGAGTCTATACCTACACGCCCACTGGCCGTGGTGCGGACACGCTGAATCGCACGATCACGAGCGATTCGGGGAGTGCGCCCGTTCAGTTTGCGGGTCGTGGCGTGGCTCCGGTCTCGGCTGCCACCGGGGGTGACGCGGGCTATGTGCTCGTCGGTACCTCGGGCAACGCCATCTCGACGGTCACCAACAACGGTGACGGTAATCTGTCGGGCCTGGGCGCCGTCAGTAACTTGAATGGTACCGCTTCGGGTGGTGGTGGTGAGTTCGTTCTGTCGGGTCCCGCTGGCATCAGCCTGTTGGATCACACCTCGACGAATCTGAATTACACCTACACGCCCACCTCGCGTGGTGCCGATTCGCAGAATATCACGCACGGCTTCAGCAATGGTAACCCGAGCGGTAACAATACCGCTCATAACCAGACGGTCACGGTCACCGGCCAGGGTGTTGCCCCGGTCAGTGCCGCGACGGGCGCCGCGGTCAACACGCCGGGTGCCTATACCCTGGTGGGTACGACTGGTCAGGCCACGGCGACGGTCACCAACAATGGTGACGGTAACCTCTCGGGTCTGGGTGCGGTCAGCAATCTCAACGGCACGGCCTCGGGTGGTGCTGGCGAGTTCTCGCTGAACGGTTCGAACGTGATCAGCCTGCCGGATCACACCTCGCAAAATCTGGTGTACGACTACAACCCGACCGCGCGTGGTGCCGATTCGGAAAACATCACGCACGTCTTCACCAACGGTAGCCCGGATGGCACCAACTCGGCTCACAACCTGCAGGTCACGCTGACTGGTCAGGGTGTGGCTCCGTTGGCCGCCGCGGCCGGTGGCGCCGTGAGTGTGCCGGGCGCCTATACGCTGGTCGGCACGACGGGCCAGGTGATTACCTCGGTCACCAACAACGGTGACGGTAACCTCTCGGGTCTGGGTGCGATCAGCAATCTGAACGGTACGTTGTCGGGCGGTGCTGGTGAGTTCTCCTTGTCCAGTCCGGCTGTGGTGAGCGTCCCCGATCATACGACGATCAACCCCGTGTATGATTACAACCCGACCGCTCGTGGTGCGGATTCGGAGAATCTGGTCCACAGCTTCACGAATGGTAATCCGGACGGCACCAACACGGCCGTCAACCTGCAGATCAACGTGACTGGTCAGGGTGTGGCCCCGCTGACGACTCCGGTCGATCAGTCGGCCAACAACGCCGGCTTCATCCTGGTTGGTACTTCGGGCACCGCTTCGGTCTCGATGACCAACAACGGTGACGGTAATCTGTCGGGTCTGGGTGCGGTCAGCAACCTGAACGGCACGCTGCCGACGACACTGGGTGAGTTCAATCTGACCAGCTCCCCCACGCCGCTCGGAACGATCAGCGTTCCCGATCACACCACGCACACCTACTCGTATACCTATACGCCGACGGGTCGTGGTGCGGACTCGGAAAATGGTCTGATGTCGTTCACGAATGGTAGCCCCGATGGTACCAACCAGGCCACGAGCGAGGCCTACGTCGTTCAGGGTCAAGGTGTTGCCCCTGTGCAGGCTACTTCCTCGGTTGACGCTCCTCTTACCCGTATCACCTACCTGACTCCGGGTCCGGGCAACACGAATCCGCCCTCGGTCACGGTGCATAACAATGGTGACGGCAACTTGTCGGGCCTAGGTGCGGTCAGCAACCTGAACGGTACGATTGATACCGGAACGGATGCTCGCTTCACGGGTGGTGGTGCGGCCTTCAGCCTGACTGACCACACGAATGTCAACTACGCCATCAACTACCAGCCGACCACCCATACCATCGACTCGAGCACCTTCACCGTCTCCTTCTCGAACGGAAGCGCTGACGGCACGAATCAGGCTCAGGTCGTACCGGTGACGGTGAGTGGCCAAGGTGTGGGCCCGATCTTCAACGGACTGCCGTACGATACGGACAACAACCCGGCTCCGGGCAACACCCTGGACTTCGGTAGTGTCGTGATCGGTGCCAACGGCCAGCTTCAGCTCGATATCAGCAACATCACCACCGATCCCAATGGTGGCGATCCGACGCTGACCGACATGACGCTGATTTCGGCGACGATCACCGGTCCGGATGCGGTTGAGTTCTCGCTGCCCGGGTTCGTCCCCGGTACGGTAATCAGTGCCGGTGGCCTGATCTCCTACTTCGTGAACTTCGATCCGCTCTTCCCGCCGGGGATCAAGACGGCTACGTTGACCTTCCTCACCGACGAGGATGCGGTCTTCGGCATGCCGGGGAACTCCTACTCCTTCACGCTGGTCGGTCTGGCTGCTCCGGAGCCGGCAAGTGTGTTGGGATTCGCTCTCTGCACGATCGGTGGTGTGGTAGCTTACCGCCTCCGCCGCCGTCGCTAA
- a CDS encoding transglutaminase family protein, with protein sequence MSRRTWLALPLVVTLVLLPEVARAQFDARETPDGTPLGPSSTRELRIGMIVTAGGAPCRGIVATAPVPIDWPEQRVRVVEEDFSPNVREIDYRNVGDTVRQMVLDMPVLAAGEEARAILVLEIERSQIPAPTDTSGFIIPKKLDKFTRLYLGPSPYIESRDPKIKSAAKEAIEGKETAWEQVEGIYDWVRDRVTYEEGPLKGALAALRDGNGDCEELSSLFIAMCRAIKVPARTVWVPGHCYPEFYLEDTEGKGHWFPCQAAGDRSFGTIVEPRPILQKGDNFLVPERSRDRQRYVSEYLTGKGGNPKVKFVREFDGKTFN encoded by the coding sequence TTGTCGCGCCGAACCTGGCTTGCCCTGCCCCTCGTTGTCACCTTGGTCCTGCTGCCCGAAGTGGCCCGGGCGCAGTTCGACGCGCGCGAAACGCCGGACGGCACCCCGTTGGGCCCGTCGTCGACGAGAGAACTGCGCATCGGCATGATTGTCACGGCGGGGGGCGCTCCTTGTCGGGGCATCGTGGCGACGGCGCCGGTGCCGATCGACTGGCCCGAGCAGCGCGTGCGCGTGGTCGAAGAAGACTTTTCGCCGAACGTCCGCGAAATCGACTACCGCAATGTCGGAGACACCGTGCGTCAGATGGTGCTCGACATGCCGGTGCTGGCCGCGGGGGAAGAAGCCCGAGCCATTCTCGTGCTCGAGATCGAGCGATCGCAGATCCCCGCCCCGACCGACACCTCGGGATTTATCATTCCCAAGAAACTCGACAAGTTCACCCGGCTATACCTGGGACCAAGCCCCTATATCGAAAGCCGCGATCCGAAGATCAAGTCGGCCGCGAAGGAAGCGATCGAAGGAAAAGAAACCGCCTGGGAACAGGTCGAAGGGATCTACGATTGGGTTCGCGACCGCGTGACCTACGAAGAAGGCCCCCTCAAAGGTGCGCTCGCCGCCCTGCGCGATGGGAACGGCGATTGTGAAGAACTGAGCTCCCTCTTCATCGCCATGTGCCGGGCCATCAAGGTGCCGGCACGCACTGTTTGGGTGCCCGGGCACTGCTATCCCGAGTTCTATCTCGAGGATACCGAGGGCAAGGGGCACTGGTTCCCCTGTCAGGCCGCGGGAGATCGCTCCTTTGGCACGATTGTCGAGCCGCGTCCCATTCTGCAGAAGGGGGATAACTTTCTCGTGCCCGAGCGGTCCCGCGACCGCCAGCGTTACGTGTCGGAGTATCTGACCGGCAAGGGGGGCAATCCGAAGGTCAAGTTCGTCCGCGAATTCGACGGCAAGACGTTCAATTAA